The following are from one region of the Patescibacteria group bacterium genome:
- a CDS encoding cytochrome b5-like heme/steroid binding domain-containing protein, translating into MKNENIIGIIGIILIVGLVTYFSVSYFDNKQPTVNVNANLNGSVGTENNALSEANIANHKTKTDCWLIINNKVYDVTDYLRLHPGGQSVVLPYCGKDATVAFSTKAGEGSHSQNAIEQLGALYLGELNQQAVAVETTINGNTNTATNIVAVTPTTVSLSTSLVAQHDAPSDCWIIIDSNAYDVTNYLILHPGGRNIIIPYCGKDATQAFNTQGGQGSHSSFADSQLSSYLVGKIGSDTTTEQIQQVQQQIPTDTTTNNNTTANTVVAQPSNIALDTTLVAKHNTASDCWIIVSNNVYAVSAYLNSHPGGRSIIIPYCGKDATQAFNTQGGQGSHSSFASSQLSAYLIGALGSNTTTNEIQQTQLNVNQSPSVGDGNEEEEDEEEDEEDEEDEEDEEDE; encoded by the coding sequence GTGAAAAACGAAAATATCATCGGTATAATAGGAATAATCCTGATCGTCGGTCTGGTTACCTATTTTTCTGTTTCTTATTTTGACAATAAACAGCCGACTGTTAATGTTAATGCTAATTTAAATGGATCGGTTGGCACGGAAAACAACGCGTTGTCCGAAGCAAATATTGCAAACCATAAGACTAAAACAGATTGCTGGTTGATTATCAATAATAAAGTATATGATGTTACGGATTATTTAAGATTACACCCGGGAGGACAATCGGTTGTATTGCCGTATTGTGGAAAAGATGCAACAGTCGCCTTTTCAACAAAAGCAGGTGAAGGCAGTCATTCTCAAAATGCCATAGAACAACTCGGCGCATTATACCTTGGTGAATTGAACCAGCAGGCAGTTGCAGTAGAAACAACAATCAATGGTAATACAAATACTGCCACCAATATTGTTGCCGTTACGCCAACAACTGTCTCTCTGAGTACCAGCCTCGTTGCCCAGCATGATGCCCCTAGCGATTGTTGGATTATTATAGATAGCAACGCATATGACGTAACCAACTATCTTATCCTTCATCCTGGTGGCCGCAATATTATTATTCCTTATTGCGGAAAAGATGCCACGCAGGCCTTCAATACACAAGGCGGCCAAGGAAGCCATTCCTCTTTTGCCGATAGCCAGCTAAGTAGTTATCTAGTCGGTAAAATAGGAAGTGATACAACAACCGAACAAATTCAACAGGTACAGCAACAAATTCCGACCGATACCACAACCAACAATAATACAACGGCTAACACGGTTGTGGCACAGCCAAGCAATATTGCACTTGATACAACTTTAGTTGCAAAACACAATACAGCTAGTGACTGCTGGATAATTGTCAGCAATAATGTCTATGCTGTATCAGCATATTTAAATTCGCATCCCGGCGGTCGCAGTATTATTATTCCTTATTGCGGAAAAGACGCCACACAGGCTTTCAATACACAAGGCGGCCAAGGCAGTCATTCCTCTTTTGCCAGCAGTCAGTTAAGCGCATATTTAATCGGCGCATTGGGTAGTAATACTACCACTAATGAAATTCAGCAAACACAATTAAACGTTAATCAGTCACCGTCAGTTGGCGACGGAAATGAGGAAGAAGAAGACGAGGAGGAGGATGAAGAAGATGAAGAAGACGAGGAGGATGAAGAAGATGAATAA
- a CDS encoding metalloregulator ArsR/SmtB family transcription factor: MPQNCCDKNSSESRKIDQLAQFVKMINEPNRLKILCLLKRGELCVCEIFETLKLPQNLISHHLKELSSLEIVGFRKLGTKVIYSRNESVIEKYSKLLNKVIQI, translated from the coding sequence ATGCCACAAAACTGCTGTGATAAAAACTCAAGCGAAAGCCGGAAAATCGACCAGCTGGCTCAGTTTGTCAAAATGATCAACGAGCCAAATCGTCTTAAAATTCTCTGTCTTTTAAAACGGGGAGAGCTTTGTGTATGTGAAATATTTGAAACATTAAAGCTCCCGCAAAACCTTATTTCCCATCATCTGAAGGAATTAAGCAGTCTGGAAATAGTCGGTTTCAGGAAACTGGGGACGAAAGTGATTTATTCCAGAAATGAAAGTGTGATTGAGAAATATTCTAAATTATTAAATAAGGTAATACAAATATGA
- a CDS encoding PepSY domain-containing protein — protein sequence MNNLYLFSKKIHRYLVIIIMSLGLLMTISGSLLKFPKIASEYLTFINMGLIRYLHNQLSTYFGIVLFLMILTGAWMYFYPMWKQKKNKADPDSQNPPNPGI from the coding sequence ATGAATAATTTATACTTATTTTCAAAAAAAATCCACCGCTATCTGGTTATTATCATCATGTCTCTGGGTTTACTGATGACAATTTCCGGGTCATTACTTAAATTCCCAAAGATTGCATCTGAGTATCTTACCTTTATCAATATGGGATTGATCCGCTACCTGCATAACCAGCTGAGCACCTATTTCGGCATAGTTTTATTCTTAATGATTTTAACCGGTGCGTGGATGTATTTTTATCCCATGTGGAAACAGAAAAAAAACAAAGCGGATCCTGATAGCCAGAATCCACCTAATCCTGGTATATAA
- a CDS encoding MTH895/ArsE family thioredoxin-like protein: MKIQVLGTGCATCKKLFEQTKQAVKHLGLEAEVEYITDIQKIIKMGMMTSPVLAVNGKPVLTGLPGDQDKISEVIKKSIKEAGSESSSCCGDKSNCDCNPDDNKNAGCSCGGSC, encoded by the coding sequence ATGAAGATTCAAGTTTTAGGTACCGGCTGTGCAACCTGCAAAAAGCTTTTTGAACAGACAAAACAAGCTGTAAAACATTTGGGATTGGAAGCGGAGGTGGAATATATTACTGACATTCAGAAGATTATTAAAATGGGGATGATGACCAGTCCTGTTTTGGCGGTTAACGGGAAACCGGTGCTGACCGGACTTCCTGGCGATCAAGACAAAATTAGCGAGGTAATCAAAAAGAGTATTAAAGAGGCTGGTAGCGAGTCCAGCAGTTGTTGCGGAGATAAAAGTAATTGTGATTGTAATCCGGATGATAATAAAAATGCCGGTTGTTCATGCGGAGGTAGTTGTTAA